A genomic segment from Gracilinanus agilis isolate LMUSP501 chromosome 1, AgileGrace, whole genome shotgun sequence encodes:
- the BHLHE22 gene encoding class E basic helix-loop-helix protein 22 isoform X1 — protein sequence MERGLHLNAAAVAEEDLFLHKSLSSASAKRLESAFRSTPPGMDLSLAPPQQQQPPPPPPSPLPPPRDRQASSSSSPLGCFEPADPEGGGLLLPPPGGGGGGGGGGGGGGGGGGGGGGGGGGGGGSGGGGGGVGVPGLLVGSTGVGGDPSLNSLPAGAALCLKYGESTSRSSVAESSGGEQSPDDDSDGRCELVLRGGGSEPRASPGGGGVGGPGGAKASEGCSNNHHHGGGVGPPGGPGAGGGNSSGSSKKSKEQKALRLNINARERRRMHDLNDALDELRAVIPYAHSPSVRKLSKIATLLLAKNYILMQAQALEEMRRLVAYLNQGQAISAASLPSSAAAAAAAAAALHPALGAYEQAAGYPFSAGLPPAGSCPEKCALFNSVSSSLCKQCTEKP from the coding sequence TTTCCGCTCCACGCCCCCGGGGATGGACCTGTCTCTGGCGCCtccgcagcagcagcagccgccgCCTCCACCACCGTCGCCGCTGCCACCGCCCCGGGACCGCCAGGCGTCGTCTTCCTCTTCGCCCCTGGGTTGCTTCGAACCTGCCGACCCGGAGGGGGGAGGGTTGTTGCTGCCGCCGCCcggcggaggaggaggaggtggcggtggaggaggaggtggtggaggaggaggtggcggtggaggaggaggaggtggaggaggcgGTGGcagcggaggaggaggaggaggggtggGGGTCCCCGGGCTGTTGGTGGGCTCTACTGGAGTCGGGGGGGACCCCAGCCTGAACAGCCTGCCAGCCGGAGCAGCCCTGTGCCTCAAGTACGGCGAAAGCACCAGCCGCAGTTCCGTAGCAGAGAGTAGTGGCGGCGAACAGAGCCCCGACGACGACAGCGACGGGCGCTGCGAGCTGGTGCTCCGCGGCGGGGGGAGCGAGCCCCGGGCCTCCCCAGGAGGAGGGGGAGTGGGGGGCCCCGGGGGCGCCAAGGCATCTGAGGGCTGCTCCAATAATCACCACCACGGTGGTGGTGTTGGCCCCCCGGGGGGCCCGGGAGCCGGCGGGGGCAACAGCAGTGGCAGCAGCAAGAAATCCAAAGAGCAGAAGGCGCTGCGGCTCAACATTAACGCCCGGGAGCGGCGGCGGATGCACGACCTGAACGACGCTCTGGACGAGCTGCGGGCAGTGATCCCATACGCTCATAGCCCTTCAGTGCGGAAGCTCTCCAAGATTGCCACGCTGCTGCTGGCCAAGAACTACATCCTCATGCAGGCACAGGCCCTGGAGGAGATGAGGAGGCTAGTCGCTTACCTCAACCAGGGCCAGGCTATCTCGGCTGCTTCACTGCCCAGCTCGGCCGCGGCTGCCGCGGCGGCGGCCGCTGCACTTCACCCGGCCCTAGGAGCCTACGAGCAGGCGGCCGGCTATCCATTCAGCGCCGGGCTTCCGCCAGCCGGCTCCTGTCCGGAGAAGTGCGCCCTTTTCAACAGCGTCTCCTCCAGCCTCTGCAAACAGTGCACGGAGAAGCCTTAA
- the BHLHE22 gene encoding class E basic helix-loop-helix protein 22 isoform X2, with amino-acid sequence MERGLHLNAAAVAEEDLFLHKSLSSASAKRLESAFRSTPPGMDLSLAPPQQQQPPPPPPSPLPPPRDRQASSSSSPLGCFEPADPEGGGLLLPPPGGGGGGGGGGGGGGGGGVGVPGLLVGSTGVGGDPSLNSLPAGAALCLKYGESTSRSSVAESSGGEQSPDDDSDGRCELVLRGGGSEPRASPGGGGVGGPGGAKASEGCSNNHHHGGGVGPPGGPGAGGGNSSGSSKKSKEQKALRLNINARERRRMHDLNDALDELRAVIPYAHSPSVRKLSKIATLLLAKNYILMQAQALEEMRRLVAYLNQGQAISAASLPSSAAAAAAAAAALHPALGAYEQAAGYPFSAGLPPAGSCPEKCALFNSVSSSLCKQCTEKP; translated from the exons TTTCCGCTCCACGCCCCCGGGGATGGACCTGTCTCTGGCGCCtccgcagcagcagcagccgccgCCTCCACCACCGTCGCCGCTGCCACCGCCCCGGGACCGCCAGGCGTCGTCTTCCTCTTCGCCCCTGGGTTGCTTCGAACCTGCCGACCCGGAGGGGGGAGGGTTGTTGCTGCCGCCGCCcggcggaggaggaggaggtggcggtggaggaggaggtg gaggaggaggaggggtggGGGTCCCCGGGCTGTTGGTGGGCTCTACTGGAGTCGGGGGGGACCCCAGCCTGAACAGCCTGCCAGCCGGAGCAGCCCTGTGCCTCAAGTACGGCGAAAGCACCAGCCGCAGTTCCGTAGCAGAGAGTAGTGGCGGCGAACAGAGCCCCGACGACGACAGCGACGGGCGCTGCGAGCTGGTGCTCCGCGGCGGGGGGAGCGAGCCCCGGGCCTCCCCAGGAGGAGGGGGAGTGGGGGGCCCCGGGGGCGCCAAGGCATCTGAGGGCTGCTCCAATAATCACCACCACGGTGGTGGTGTTGGCCCCCCGGGGGGCCCGGGAGCCGGCGGGGGCAACAGCAGTGGCAGCAGCAAGAAATCCAAAGAGCAGAAGGCGCTGCGGCTCAACATTAACGCCCGGGAGCGGCGGCGGATGCACGACCTGAACGACGCTCTGGACGAGCTGCGGGCAGTGATCCCATACGCTCATAGCCCTTCAGTGCGGAAGCTCTCCAAGATTGCCACGCTGCTGCTGGCCAAGAACTACATCCTCATGCAGGCACAGGCCCTGGAGGAGATGAGGAGGCTAGTCGCTTACCTCAACCAGGGCCAGGCTATCTCGGCTGCTTCACTGCCCAGCTCGGCCGCGGCTGCCGCGGCGGCGGCCGCTGCACTTCACCCGGCCCTAGGAGCCTACGAGCAGGCGGCCGGCTATCCATTCAGCGCCGGGCTTCCGCCAGCCGGCTCCTGTCCGGAGAAGTGCGCCCTTTTCAACAGCGTCTCCTCCAGCCTCTGCAAACAGTGCACGGAGAAGCCTTAA